Proteins co-encoded in one Arachis stenosperma cultivar V10309 chromosome 7, arast.V10309.gnm1.PFL2, whole genome shotgun sequence genomic window:
- the LOC130941400 gene encoding protein ACCELERATED CELL DEATH 6-like, producing MSQHIQSQGSSSSSASYDVNNEVEFVPTIVKHGEHEKLELLSEVYHRASGGAATQASYYSSNILKEFKTPTKNTVLHVAAFYGNDAMVDHVARTEPDLIASPNENQDTPLHVAARAGHFSIIKTLLDVYCLNNNGGEARLMDLMKMKNWQGNIMLHEAMMSSTAGTMIFDVLEESSSISFSHHCYELALDEVNGEGKSVLCMAVEARLMEAVNRILDKCPENATPKGLSPLLVAISNRDRDMVSTILGKKEEWIHLRDPYGGVALHFAAGLGYLEGVVFLLGRCKTCSIEKDQSGYLPIHLAAGRGHVEVVKELLLYCADLDEMRDDSFNNILHIAANSGKLDVVRYILQTPQLDMMINQKNRSGETPLHGATDWGHPNIVYALTSDHRVDLNVVSSSKETPLDTAIKRYHAGGRGKTPSLRRSLTWIALKSAGAKAPRMSEFGFNTVFGTERFKDRVDSLSVISTLIVTASVAACLAVPGEADGAANNLNKAMFHFFIFCITISLFTSISATIILIWGRFGVIELLTLSMEVAMPLLGTALVTLSLAFMAGIYTVISKLTWLATTFLVITAILVAVIFFLYMLLFLPSSSASRFSRFISYYPFIFLASLAEKEPVGPVYFTTIASQFIIPGTTANDDIYRVNFEKMQES from the exons ATGAGCCAGCATATACA ATCGCAGGGCTCCAGTTCCAGTTCCGCCAGTTATGATGTTAACAACGAAGTGGAATTTGTCCCTACGATTGTGAAGCATGGTGAACATGAGAAGCTGGAATTGCTTTCAGAAGTGTATCACCGAGCAAGCGGGGGTGCTGCAACACAAGCATCTTATTATTCCTCCAACATTCTGAAAGAATTCAAGACCCCTACGAAGAACACAGTGCTACATGTAGCAGCTTTCTACGGAAATGATGCGATGGTAGATCACGTGGCGCGAACAGAACCTGATCTTATAGCGTCCCCCAACGAAAACCAGGACACTCCCCTTCATGTTGCTGCAAGAGCTGGGCATTTCTCCATTATTAAAACGCTCTTGGATGTTTATTGTCTTAATAATAATGGGGGTGAAGCAAGATTAATGGATCTCATGAAAATGAAGAACTGGCAAGGGAACATTATGCTACACGAAGCCATGATGAGCAGCACGGCGGGAACTATGATTTTCGATGTACTTGAGGAATCATCATCAATATCATTCTCACATCATTGTTATGAGTTAGCATTGGATGAAGTAAATGGGGAAGGGAAATCGGTGTTGTGCATGGCGGTTGAGGCTAGGCTCATGGAAGCTGTTAACAGAATATTGGACAAGTGCCCCGAGAATGCCACGCCAAAGGGATTATCACCCCTTCTAGTAGCCATCTCCAACCGGGATAGAG ATATGGTGAGCACCATATTGGGCAAGAAAGAAGAATGGATACATTTAAGGGACCCGTATGGAGGGGTTGCTCTACATTTTGCAGCAGGTTTAGGTTACCTTGAAGGTGTTGTTTTTTTACTTGGTAGATGCAAGACTTGCAGCATTGAGAAAGACCAATCAGGGTACCTGCCAATTCATCTAGCGGCTGGTCGAGGCCATGTGGAAGTGGTTAAGGAATTGTTACTATACTGTGCAGATCTGGACGAGATGCGGGATGATAGTTTCAATAATATTCTTCACATTGCAGCTAATAGTGGAAAGCTTGATGTAGTGCGCTACATCCTTCAAACTCCTCAGCTTGACATGATGATCAATCAAAAGAATCGGTCAGGAGAGACTCCTTTGCATGGGGCTACCGACTGGGGTCATCCCAACATTGTCTATGCCTTAACAAGTGACCACCGGGTTGATCTTAACGTGGTTAGCTCAAGTAAGGAAACGCCTCTTGACACTGCAATTAAAAGGTATCATGCCGGTGGGAGAGGGAAAACACCATCCCTTCGACGG TCGCTTACATGGATTGCACTAAAATCTGCTGGCGCAAAAGCACCACGTATGTCTGAATTTGGATTCAATACTGTGTTTGGAACAGAGCGGTTCAAAGACAGAGTGGACTCACTCAGTGTCATCTCAACACTCATAGTCACAGCTTCCGTGGCAGCATGTTTGGCCGTGCCCGGTGAGGCAGATGGCGCCGCCAATAACCTCAACAAGGCCATGTTCCACTTTTTCATCTTCTGCATCACAATATCCTTGTTTACTTCAATCAGTGCCACAATCATACTCATCTGGGGAAGGTTCGGAGTGATTGAGCTGTTGACTCTTTCCATGGAGGTGGCAATGCCGCTTCTTGGAACTGCTCTTGTGACTCTCTCGCTGGCGTTCATGGCTGGTATTTACACAGTTATAAGCAAACTCACCTGGTTGGCCACAACGTTTCTTGTTATAACTGCCATTTTGGTGGCAGTTATCTTTTTCTTGTACATGCTCCTTTTCCTCCCATCATCCTCTGCATCCAGGTTCTCTCGCTTCATCTCCTACTACCCCTTTATCTTCTTAGCATCTCTAGCTGAGAAGGAACCTGTAGGACCTGTTTATTTTACTACCATTGCTAGCCAATTTATAATCCCTGGAACTACAGCGAACGATGATATTTACCGCGTCAACTTCGAGAAGATGCAAGAATCTTAG